The Halococcus salifodinae DSM 8989 DNA window GCGATATCCAAGTTCATGTCGTCGACCGCGACGACATCGTCGTACCGTTTCGTGACGTGTTCTAGTTTGAGTCGTGTCATTTAGTTACTCCTTGAGTGCGCCTGCTGTCAGGCCGCTTACGATGCGTTCCTGAGCAATGATGACGAGGATCACGACGGGGAGCACCCCGACGATGCTCGCGGCCGCCATGAGGTTGAACTGAGTGGTGTACTGAGTCTGGTAGCTGAGGATACCGCCGACGATGGGCGACCAGTTGGCTGCCTCTGTCGAGGTCGCCATGATCGAACTGAAGAAGTACTCGTTATAGACGGAGATGAACGTCAGGATAGCCGCGGTCGCGACACCCGGGGCCGACAGCGGCATGATGACCCGAAAGAGTGCGCCGATCCGGGACGTTCCCTCAACGCGTGCGGCGTCCTCCAATCCGTCCGGGATCTGGCTGTAGAACGTCGTCAGGATGAAAATCGACAGCGGCAGGAACAGCGCGCTGAATGGGATCACCATCGATCCGGGCGTGTTCAGCAGTCGCGGCGGCGTGAACAGCGCCACCTCCGTGAAGGGGAGCGTGACGGGGACGTTCCCGGTGAACGCCTCAAACAACGGGATGACGAACGCCGCCGGTGGGAAGTAGCTAATCGCAAGGATCCCGAGCATCAGGACGCCTCGGCCGGGGAATTCGAGGCGGCCGAATACGTACCCGGCGAGGCTGGCGATAAACAGGACGATAATCGTCGTTGTCACCGCGAGCGCGAAACTGTTCAGCATGAACTGGTGGAACGGCACCTGCTGGAAGACCTCGACGAACGCAGCGGGGTTGAACCCCTTCGGGACCGGCAACGGGAACGTGACAGCTGGTCCGAAGAGATCGACTTCTGGAAGAAACGTTCCCTCCAGCAGCCGGTTCTGCGGCGTCAGCGCCAGCACGAGCAGCCAGTAGAACGGGAACAGCGTTGTCACCATGAAGAAGATCATGGCCGCGTAGAACAGCGCACGGTACACCCGCTCTGGGTTCCGAATGGCCTGCTGGGTCCATCGCTCAAGTGGTCCGCCCTCCGTTTCGGCGCGTTCGTCCGAGTCGCTGAACTGGTCTGTCGCCATCTCAGACGCCCTCCCTGTACTGCTGGTATATGATGGCCGACACCGCGATACCGATGATACCTGCGGTGACGAACGCGATGGCTGCGGAGGTCCCCTGTCGGGTCAGGAACGTTGTGACGACCATGCAAGAAAGCGACGGGACGACCTCGCAGCCGGAAACCGTGTCGATAAGGCCGTAGATCCGCATCGCCTGGACAGACCGGAATAGGACCGCAATCCCGATGGTCGGCAGGATGAGCGGGAACGTGATCAGCCTGAACTGCTGCCACTTCGACGCCCCCGCCACCTTCGCGACCTCGTAGAGGTTCCTGTCGATGCTCTGAAGCCCGGCGAGGATCAACAGTGCCATGAACGCTGACGTCTTCCAGATATCGGCGACGGTGACGATGAACAGCGCACTCGCAGGATCGTTAAGCGTGTTGCGCTCCGCGAGTACGCCTAGATTCGAGAGTGGTTCGACGAGGAACCCGATGCTGGGGTGGAACATCAGGAAGAAGATCATCCCCTGGATGATGATGGGGACGGCCCAGGGAATGATTATCGCCGCACGGACCCAGCGCCGGCCGGCGAAGTCTTGATCGAGGACGAGCGCCTGTCCGAGCCCGATAATCGTCTCGAACGCCACCGCCACGACGGAGAAGATGATCGTCACGACCAGGGCGCTTGATATCATCGCGTCGAAGCTGAACTCGGTCGGCAGGAATGTCGAGCTGCCGGGGAGCCACCGGTCCTTCTGGCCGGTGAACAGCTGGACGTAGTTATCAAATCCGACGAATTTTTGCGTGGCCTGGTTGAGGCTGGTCTCGAACAGCGATAATTCGAACGTCCGCAACAGCGGATACAGCGCCACGATACCAAGCAAGACGAACACCGGTGTCAGCAACAAATATGCATATTGCGTCTCGCTGAGGTTCTCTATCCGCCGCATCACGCTGATCAGTGGCCCGGATCGCAACGACTCGCGCGTCGATTCGTTGTTCGTCTCTGCCGTCATGTTCGTGTGTTCTTCCTCAGTGCGTTGTCATTCATGCAGGGGATGTGTTCATAATTCATGAAATGCTGTCACGCTACCCTTCGATGTTCGAGAGCGTTGATTCGAGCGCGGCCATGGCGTCCGCCGAGGACCGATCTTGGTTAACAGCGGCGTTGGCCTGCTCGGCGATGGCGCTGGATTCGTCGGACCAGACGGGCGTGACCGGCCGCGCCATCGTGTTCTCACCAGCGACCTGGAGCGTGTCCATGTAGTTGCCCATCGGATCGACGCTCGCTGCCGTCTCGGAGGTGAACAGGTCACTACGCGGCGGCAGCCATCCCTCCATCTCCAGGAGGAACAGTTGGAACTCCTCCTGCATCGTCGCACCCATCACCTGTGCAACCGCATCCAAATTCTGGCTGTTGGGGTTAGCCGTGATGTGCCAGCCACCGAGAGCGGAGGTCGTTCCGCCGGTTCCCTGAAACTGGGCCTCGTTCTCGGTGACGGCGTACGGGATCGGCATCGAGCCGAGGTCATCGCCGAACTCCGACGCGGCCGCGTTGATCGCGAACGGCCAGTTCCGGTGGAAGACGGCATTCCCGTTCGTGAACGGAGCCAGCGAGCCGTCCTCGATCCAGCCGAGGATGTCGGTCGGAGCGAAGCCCCCGCCGTAGCCCTGGAGGTGGTCGAAATCCTCGTCGTGGACGAACTTCCGCATCATGTCCAGCGACTGGATTACGGGCTCGGAGTTGACGGTAATCGGCCGATCGCCGACGGGGCCGAAGAGGTTCTCGCGGCCGCCAAAGTAGGCGCCCCCCCACGAGGACATCACCTCGTTGAACGTACAGCAGGCGGTCCCCGCGTAGATGTCCCACTGCGTCGTGAAGCCGTAGTCGACATCCGCGTTGTCGTAGGTGTCAGCCGCGACATTCGACCACTCTTCCCAGGTGAGCGGCTCCGTCGCCCAGTTGTTCTCTTCCGGATTGTACCCTGCCGACTCAACGAGATCCTTCCGGTAGAGCATCGTCGGGTAGTCGGGGTAGAGCGGGACACCGTAGAGGTCGCCGCTTGACGGGTCGATTGCCGTGTCAGTGAACCCACTGAAATACTCCTCGTCTATGGTGGTCAACTGCTTGTCGGTGAGTAACTCCGTGAGGTTCTGGATCTGCCCGCGCTGGGTGAAGATGTTCACCCACCCGTTGTCCATCATGAACATGTCGGGCGAGGTCTCGCCCGCGTTGAGTAGTCGATTGTAGCTTGCCCGCCGTTCGCCGGTGTCGGGCTGGCCCTGCTCAAACTGGACCTTGATGTCGTCCGACAGTCCACCCTCGTTGTGGAGCGCATCGCGGATCTGGTCGGCGTGGTCCTGTGCGACCGTCGCGTCGAATCCCCAGGTCACGGTGGTTGTTCCGCCGCCGGCGTTGCCGGTCTGCGTTCCGTTGGTCGAATTGCCGCCGTCGCCGCTCCCAAGCAGTGCCGAACAGCCCGCGAGCCCGGTCGCCAGACCGGACGTGCCGGCTCCAACGATGAACCGACGGCGCGAGACTCTGCTCCCCTCTCGATTGGTTCCGGAGTTCTCTGACGTCATCGCTCTCTTTGTTAGGGAGTGTACAGTGACTTATAGCTTAGGGAGATGGATTGTTTTATCACAAGAAACTTTACTAAGCCACAGGGATAACTCGGCGTATGGCATTTCGCCGCTCACTGGCCGACTACAAACAGGCCGAAGGCGACCCAGAGCTGTTCCCGGGCGAACGGCGCACTCATTCTGGGCTGTTCGCCGGCTCTGGACGCCGGCTCGTTCATGTCGCCCCTACCGGCGCCGTCCGAGACTACTCCTATCCGCTGTCCGGGTTCCACGGGATCACCGCCTTGCGATTCGGCGTACGTTTCGGGGGGACGGTCCACTGGTTCGACGACCTCGACGACACCAGGCAGCGCTATCACGGGAATACCGCGCTCGTCGAGACCGTCCATCGCTTCGATGAGTTTGACATCGTCCAGCGCGACATCTCTGTCGGCTTCTCTCACTCGACCTTGTTCGAACTGACTGGCGATTGGCCGGACGATCTGTCGATCGTCGGATTCGTGGAGTTCTTTCCGGATGGCCAAGAAGGGCGCGTCGGACAGCTGATCCACGATGACGAGGTCGTTGAAGTGTACCACAACCGGGAACACGACTACCTCCGCGCATCGACAGAACTGTCGGCGATCACGCCCGAGCAGTCAGCACAATTCGGGGAGGTCCTTGCCGAGACGTCGCGGTTGCCGCGCCACTCCAGCGAGACTGACAACTATGAGGGGAGCCGGCTCACTGGCGGCGTCAGCTTCCGCGCTGCCGTTGAGGATGGGACGACGACCATCGTGACCCGACTAGCCGACATCGAGGACGAACCCCGTTCGGACAGCCTCGCCGCACTCGCAGACCAGACACAGCGCCACGGTTCCCCTGCCGACGTCCGCGCGGTTGCGCATGAGACGTTCCCGCACGTTGACGCCACTGACGAACTCGTCAATACGGATCTCCGGGTGCTTCGATTGCTGTCCGCACCGACGGGCGCCCGCATCGCCGGCCCCGAATTCGACCCTTACTACCAGTACTCCGGCGGCTACGGCTACACGTGGTTCCGGGACGATGCCGAGATCGCACAGTTCCTCCTGAAGGCCGACGGTGAACTCGGCCTCGGACTGGCGGACACCCACCGAAAAAGTGCCGCGTTCTACCTGGCGACCCAGCTCGACGACGGCCGCTGGCCCCATCGCGTGTGGCCGATGAACGGTCGCCTGGCCCCTGGTTGGGCCAATGGCCACGTCGAAGGCAACGAGACGCATTATCAGGCCGATCAGACGGCGAGCGCGCTCGTCTTCCTCGCGACATACCTGTCGGCGTATCACGACATAATCCCGGAGCCGACCCGCACAGAGATACGGAATGCGCTCGCGCGCGGCGTCGGCGGGCTGGACCGGTCCCTGGCGACAGATGGACTCCCGCTGGCCTGCGAGAACGCATGGGAGAACATGGACGGGCGGTTCACCCACACGGCTGCTGGCTTCCTCCATGCCTACAGTGTGATCGCGACCGCGCCGTGCCACCCGAGGGTAAGGGACCACGCGGCCGAGCGGGCCCGGCGAATCGATGCGGCACTGGACACGATGTGGCTCCCAGACAAGGGAATCTACGCACGCCGATCAGTCGACGGCGAGCTGGACGGGCGCGCCGACAGTACGACGTTCTCGTTGATCGACGCCCACCTCGTCTACGAGCGGATCGCCGACGTGGAC harbors:
- a CDS encoding carbohydrate ABC transporter permease, yielding MTAETNNESTRESLRSGPLISVMRRIENLSETQYAYLLLTPVFVLLGIVALYPLLRTFELSLFETSLNQATQKFVGFDNYVQLFTGQKDRWLPGSSTFLPTEFSFDAMISSALVVTIIFSVVAVAFETIIGLGQALVLDQDFAGRRWVRAAIIIPWAVPIIIQGMIFFLMFHPSIGFLVEPLSNLGVLAERNTLNDPASALFIVTVADIWKTSAFMALLILAGLQSIDRNLYEVAKVAGASKWQQFRLITFPLILPTIGIAVLFRSVQAMRIYGLIDTVSGCEVVPSLSCMVVTTFLTRQGTSAAIAFVTAGIIGIAVSAIIYQQYREGV
- a CDS encoding extracellular solute-binding protein; its protein translation is MTSENSGTNREGSRVSRRRFIVGAGTSGLATGLAGCSALLGSGDGGNSTNGTQTGNAGGGTTTVTWGFDATVAQDHADQIRDALHNEGGLSDDIKVQFEQGQPDTGERRASYNRLLNAGETSPDMFMMDNGWVNIFTQRGQIQNLTELLTDKQLTTIDEEYFSGFTDTAIDPSSGDLYGVPLYPDYPTMLYRKDLVESAGYNPEENNWATEPLTWEEWSNVAADTYDNADVDYGFTTQWDIYAGTACCTFNEVMSSWGGAYFGGRENLFGPVGDRPITVNSEPVIQSLDMMRKFVHDEDFDHLQGYGGGFAPTDILGWIEDGSLAPFTNGNAVFHRNWPFAINAAASEFGDDLGSMPIPYAVTENEAQFQGTGGTTSALGGWHITANPNSQNLDAVAQVMGATMQEEFQLFLLEMEGWLPPRSDLFTSETAASVDPMGNYMDTLQVAGENTMARPVTPVWSDESSAIAEQANAAVNQDRSSADAMAALESTLSNIEG
- a CDS encoding carbohydrate ABC transporter permease; this translates as MATDQFSDSDERAETEGGPLERWTQQAIRNPERVYRALFYAAMIFFMVTTLFPFYWLLVLALTPQNRLLEGTFLPEVDLFGPAVTFPLPVPKGFNPAAFVEVFQQVPFHQFMLNSFALAVTTTIIVLFIASLAGYVFGRLEFPGRGVLMLGILAISYFPPAAFVIPLFEAFTGNVPVTLPFTEVALFTPPRLLNTPGSMVIPFSALFLPLSIFILTTFYSQIPDGLEDAARVEGTSRIGALFRVIMPLSAPGVATAAILTFISVYNEYFFSSIMATSTEAANWSPIVGGILSYQTQYTTQFNLMAAASIVGVLPVVILVIIAQERIVSGLTAGALKE